The Desulfovibrio sp. UIB00 DNA window CGCCGAGATTCAGGTCAAACGTACCATATCCGGCCTGCTCAAGCCTGTTTTCAATGTCGTAGTAGTAATTTGAACGATAGCGGAAGGTCAGATCAATACCCGCCACAAGCTTGTCCCAGGGCAATTCGTACTCATAACCGACCGTGCTCCGCCCAGTAAACTTGGAGTGATACTGCTGCTGATTACCGCTGGCGTTGATGGTGCGGCCGCCAGCCGTTGCAGGGGCATTCTTAAAGTCCACATAGGTCGCGTCCGCATAGCCCACGCCAACGCTTGCATGGATACCGTTGTCAAACTTGCCGGCAAGGTCTGCCTCAAAGCCATAGGAACGGCTCTGTGGTGCATTGATAATGGGAGTCATGTTTGTGGAGGAATCATATGCCAACACCTGCTGGTCTCTCCAGTCAATGTAGAAGAGCGCGGTGTTCAGGGTAATGCGGCCATCGTAAAAGGAATTTTTCATTCCCAGTTCGTAGTTTACGGTGGTTTCTTCGTCGTATTTGAAGGCGGGCTTGTCGTAGAAAAGAGACGTATTAAAGCCGCCAGCCTTATAGCCGGTACTTACGCTGAAATAAACGTTATTGAATTCATCAAAGCTGTATTTGATGCCGCCGCGCGGCATCCAGTACAATTTATCCCACTCCCCATCGTAATTCTTGATCATGGTCTTGCCAGGAATTCTCCAGTATTCATCAAGATACGCATCACCAAGGTTTGATGAGGTGTTAAATTCATATTCCTTTTTGTCATACCCCACACGGACGCCGCCAAAAACCTGCCAATACTGATTAAAATCATAAGAGGCATTGCCAAAGGCGGCAACAGACCATGCATTTTGCTGACCACGCAAATCAATGCTGCCGTGATCGCCAGACAAGGTACTCGGCACCCAGGGCGAGCCCTTGTCCCAGCCATTAGTCTGACTGTTCAGACGGTCGGCGCGGTTAAAGTCCCCATAAACACCAGCAACATACTTGAAAGCTTCATTTTCCGGCGAGGCCAGGCGTAGTTCTTGCGATATCTGCCCAAAACTTTCGCTGAAAGTGCCGTATTTCTTGAATTGAAAGTTGGTAAAGCCCATCATCGTGTTATGCTGCGCATTAATTATGTCAAAGTAGCCTTTTGGACCGTAGGCCTGCTTGTAGTCCATGGCTGTGCTGCGATAGCCGGTGAGCGAAGTCAGCTTGTAGCCGCTGTCAAAATCATGATTGACTTCAAGCTTGGCGCCGCCAGAAGAGATATCGCCACCGGAAGAACCGTCCCAGTTGAAGGTTTTGTTTCCGTCATCATAATCCGTCTTGCTCATCCTGGCGGAGTCGTTGCGATACTGCTTCTGGATATCAGAGCTGAAATCGACGCTTGTATTTTCGCCAAGCATCATAAACCAGCTCAAACGGCCCTGATAATTATTTTGCTTGCCGAGGTTGCCCCCTTCGTAATTTTCCCAGACATGCCCGGTCTGATTGTATCCAAAGGCCACACGCACTGCGGCCTTACCGTCCCACAAGGGCATATTGGACATCACTTCTGTGCGATAATGCTCATAATTGCCAGCGCCAATGGTTATGTACCCCTCTTGCTTGCTCGGGTCGGCCTTCTTGGATGTGACATTGATTGCGCCGCCAAGAGTATTGCGTCCATAGAGCGTACCTTGCGGGCCACGTAATACTTCTACTTGCTCCACATCAAGCAGGTTGTTCAAATAACCGTGCGTTAGCGTAAGCGGCACACCGTCAACAAATACACCCACCGAGGGATCCGTTTCAATTTCCGCAGACCCCACGCCGCGTATGCTAAAAAATGGAGACAGAGAACCACCGACCTGTCCGGTTGAAAATGTTGCGTTGGGGGTAGCCGCGATTACATCTTCAAGCCTGGTCATATGCGATGCTTTCAGATCTTGGGGTGATACAACCTCCATGCTGATGGGCACGGCGTTTTCCGCCTCCGAGCGCTTTTGCGCTGTAACATGCACCACATCAAGGGCCCTTTTTTCTTCAGTACTTTGCCCTGCTGCATCATCCGCTAGTGCAGGCCCTGCCAGACCGCACAAGCCCATAACCATCAACCCCGCCACCAAGGAAACCTTTCTTCTTCGCGTCATTCCCCAGTTCTCCTCTCGATGCCGAATACACATCGCAGACTGCAGTTAAGGTTTGTATTATAAATGCAAATTGTTACCTTGTTTCGTTTTGAGGTGAAGTAACAAAGGCAATTTTGGAAAGACCGGCCTGCTGAGCCAGCGCAAGAACCCGGGCGATGTTTGTGTATTGCGTTGATTCATCAGCATGGAGATTGATACGTGCATCGCTGCCATTTCCACGTTCAACACCCTGTAGTTCCGTAAGCAAGCCATCTTCTGTAACAGGTTTACCATTCATGCTGTACGCGCCAGCGCCTGATATCTCGATAGTTATATCTGAGTTCTGCAACTCATGCTTCTGTGCATTTTCTTTTGGAAGATTGAGTTTAAAAGCCTGATGAATTACTGGCGCCGTAATAATAAATACGATAAGCAGCACAAGCATTATATCCACAAGAGGAGTAACATTTATGTCACTCATAACCTCGCCATCCATTCTTGCGCTCAAGCTCTTTCCGCCGACGTGCATATACCTTCCCCTTGTTGCGGTTACTTGGTAGAGAGTGGCCGTTGCCCGGTGACAAGATAGGTTTGCAGATCTTGGGCAAACAGTCCCAATTCCTGCAGATTTCTGCGATTGCAGTTTGCTATGGCGTTGTTGCCAAGCACCGCCGGGATAGCCACAACCAGACCAAAGGCCGTCATGACAAGGGCTTCGCCAATAGGTCCTGCGACCTGGTCAATGCTCATCTGCCCGCCGCCGCTCAGGGCAATAAGGGTGTGGTAAATACCCCAGACCGTGCCAAACAACCCGACAAAGGGGGCTGTTGCACCTATGGAAGAAAGAAGA harbors:
- a CDS encoding TonB-dependent receptor, translated to MPISMEVVSPQDLKASHMTRLEDVIAATPNATFSTGQVGGSLSPFFSIRGVGSAEIETDPSVGVFVDGVPLTLTHGYLNNLLDVEQVEVLRGPQGTLYGRNTLGGAINVTSKKADPSKQEGYITIGAGNYEHYRTEVMSNMPLWDGKAAVRVAFGYNQTGHVWENYEGGNLGKQNNYQGRLSWFMMLGENTSVDFSSDIQKQYRNDSARMSKTDYDDGNKTFNWDGSSGGDISSGGAKLEVNHDFDSGYKLTSLTGYRSTAMDYKQAYGPKGYFDIINAQHNTMMGFTNFQFKKYGTFSESFGQISQELRLASPENEAFKYVAGVYGDFNRADRLNSQTNGWDKGSPWVPSTLSGDHGSIDLRGQQNAWSVAAFGNASYDFNQYWQVFGGVRVGYDKKEYEFNTSSNLGDAYLDEYWRIPGKTMIKNYDGEWDKLYWMPRGGIKYSFDEFNNVYFSVSTGYKAGGFNTSLFYDKPAFKYDEETTVNYELGMKNSFYDGRITLNTALFYIDWRDQQVLAYDSSTNMTPIINAPQSRSYGFEADLAGKFDNGIHASVGVGYADATYVDFKNAPATAGGRTINASGNQQQYHSKFTGRSTVGYEYELPWDKLVAGIDLTFRYRSNYYYDIENRLEQAGYGTFDLNLGVKNDKYEVNLWGRNLLNQAATASQFYVNAMNPSYDQNTLVTLIDPMMFGVDFTLKF
- a CDS encoding biopolymer transporter ExbD: MHVGGKSLSARMDGEVMSDINVTPLVDIMLVLLIVFIITAPVIHQAFKLNLPKENAQKHELQNSDITIEISGAGAYSMNGKPVTEDGLLTELQGVERGNGSDARINLHADESTQYTNIARVLALAQQAGLSKIAFVTSPQNETR